In Lepidochelys kempii isolate rLepKem1 chromosome 10, rLepKem1.hap2, whole genome shotgun sequence, a single window of DNA contains:
- the KIF7 gene encoding kinesin-like protein KIF7 isoform X4 yields the protein MGLKAEAQPRAEETPVRVAVRIRPLLPKELLHGHEACLHGDPETNKVTLGRNRHFHFDAVFTESSNQESVYGACVQPLVEAFFEGFNVTVFAYGQTGSGKTYTIGEASVSSINEDEQGIIPRAMAETFKLIDENDLIDYTVRISYLEVYKEEFQDLLQVETASKDIQIREDDKGNIVLYGVKETEVEGLDEVLSLLEMGNTVKHTGATHINTQSSRSHTIFTVTMEQRRGAGRLTRLTLHDRASVPASGQVLASKFHFVDLAGSERVVKTGNTGERLKESIQINSGLLALGNVISALGDPRRKCSHIPYRDSKITRILKDSLGGNAQTVMIACVSPSSSDFDESLNTLNYASRAQNIKNKAMVNCRRETEHVEELQLQIKNLQRALEQRHRSETRIINRSDAAKRCPQDRTARLLAECAHYRTCTDAAYQLLMELQGEGNLTMEQILRVKEWLCAVESERSELTSASGLDSGIESTSAEDRRPQAQGSKPPQTQVSTEKVCEAARDEHLAQLQRQVERLEEENRDFLAALEDAMEQYKLQSNKLQEQQDAISELHVRLEMAMPDLQVPELLQNIHLVELAQRPHTAPLDTTRSHGLSLVQSTPSHTSQSRRVHCGKLSSSPSHLGEDLVVHCQSRACSLEAKDVMLMRECSEDSEPSLDEEGEQKRSLHQRRNGIRSWIKKDVSSKVCEEQSRGNSLPMQEEPPELAKEACGRREQAGPREGLSGKDSERRLMQAQQKIRELAINIRMKEELIAELIKTGKDAQAMNRQYCQKIFELEQEAEQVRAELSSGQKQLQELEGKEPQDAGEKCKLQEYRTRVAAAQSKARVLREKKQATERLVSLSAQSEKRVRELERNIQLMRRQQGQLQRRLREETEQKRRLETEMHKRQHRVKELELKHEQHQKILRIKTEEIAAFQRKRRSGSNGSVISLEQQQKIEEQKKWLDLEMDKVLEQRRALDELEDELRKREAIVAKKEALLQEKNGLEKKRRRSSQALTDDIVRVSSRLELLEKELTEKNGQLRHGSAHDQQQIRQEINSLRQEKDQLLKQRLEIDNKLRQGTLLSPEEERILFQLDEAIEALDAAIEYKNESITCRQRVLRASASLLSQCEMNLMAKLSYLSSSETRALLCKYFDKQETNLISGEERSFRALVRV from the exons ATGGGTCTGAAAGCTGAGGCCCAGCCTCGAGCTGAGGAGACTCCCGTCAGAGTGGCCGTGCGCATTCGACCCCTGCTGCCCAAGGAGCTGTTGCATGGACACGAGGCCTGCCTGCATGGGGACCCAGAGACCAACAAGGTGACCCTGGGGCGTAACCGCCATTTCCACTTTGATGCTGTCTTCACTGAATCCTCAAACCAGGAGTCTGTGTATGGCGCCTGTGTGCAGCCGCTTGTCGAGGCCTTCTTTGAAGGCTTCAACGTTACTGTGTTTGCTTATGGCCAGACAGGCTCGGGCAAAACGTACACCATTGGGGAAGCAAGTGTCT CTTCCATCAATGAGGATGAGCAGGGCATCATCCCACGTGCCATGGCTGAGACCTTCAAACTCATTGATGAGAATGACCTGATTGACTACACAGTCAGAATCTCCTACTTGGAGGTGTATAAGGAGGAGTTCCAGGACCTGCTGCAAGTGGAAACGGCCAGCAAGGACATCCAGATCCGTGAGGACGACAAGGGCAATATTG TGTTGTATGGGGTAAAGGAAACCGAAGTGGAGGGGCTGGATGAGGTCCTGAGCctgctggaaatgggcaacacgGTCAAGCACACGGGAGCCACCCACATCAACACACAGTCGAGCCGTTCGCACACCATCTTCACAGTAACCATGGAGCAGCGGCGCGGTGCTGGCCGACTCACCCGCCTCACCCTCCACGACAGGGCCTCGGTCCCGGCCTCCGGCCAAGTCCTGGCTTCCAAATTCCACTTTGTGGACCTAGCGGGCTCAGAGCGGGTGGTGAAGACTGGAAACACAGGGGAGCGCCTGAAGGAGAGTATCCAGATCAACAGTGGcctgctggctctgggcaatgTGATCAGCGCCTTGGGAGACCCCCGCAGGAAATGCAGCCACATTCCTTACAGGGATTCCAAAATCACCAG GATCCTGAAAGACTCCCTGGGAGGGAATGCCCAGACTGTCATGATCGCCTGCGTCAGCCCTTCCTCCTCTGACTTCGATGAGAGTCTCAACACGCTGAACTACGCCAGCCGAGCTCAGAACATCAAGAACAAGGCCATGGTGAACTGCCGCAGGGAGACAGAGCATGTAGAGGAGCTGCAGCTTCAAATAAAGAACCTGCAGAGGGCGCTGGAGCAGCGGCATCGCTCGGAGACCCGTATCATAAACCGCTCCGACGCTGCCAAGCGGTGCCCACAAGACCGCACGGCCCGCTTGCTGGCAGAGTGCGCTCACTACAGGACGTGCACGGACGCTGCCTACCAGCTCCTGATGGAACTGCAAGGGGAGGGCAACCTGACCATGGAGCAGATCCTGCGAGTGAAGGAGTGGTTGTGTGCGGTTGAGAGTGAGAGGAGCGAGCTGACCTCTGCCTCTGGACTGGATAGCGGCATTGAGAGCACCTCAGCAGAGGATCGGCGCCCCCAGGCACAAGGCTCAAAGCCGCCACAGACTCAG GTGAGCACAGAGAAAGTATGTGAGGCAGCCAGAGACGAGCACCTGGCCCAGCTGCAGAGACAGGTGGAGCGTCTGGAGGAGGAGAACCGTGACTTCCTAGCTGCCCTGGAGGATGCCATGGAGCAGTACAAACTGCAG AGCAACAAGTTGCAGGAGCAGCAGGATGCCATATCTGAGCTACATGTGCGCCTGGAGATGGCGATGCCAGACCTGCAGGTGCCAGAGCTGCTGCAGAACATTCACCTGGTGGAGCTCGCCCAGAGACCTCACACGGCCCCGCTGGATACCACGCGGTCCCATggcctcagcctggtccagtccacgcCGTCCCACACGAGCCAGAGCAGAAGAGTCCATTGTGGAAAG CTCAGCAGCAGCCCATCCCACCTGGGGGAGGACCTGGTGGTGCATTGCCAAAGCCGTGCCTGCAGTCTGGAGGCCAAAGACGTGATGCTGATGAGGGAGTGCAGTGAGGACTCTGAGCCATCCTTGGACGAAGAGGGGGAGCAGAAACGGTCCCTGCACCAGCGCAG AAATGGGATCCGAAGCTGGATCAAGAAGGACGTTTCCAGCAAGGTGTGTGAGGAGCAGAGCAGAGGCAACTCATTGCCCATGCAGGAGGAGCCCCCGGAACTGGCCAAAG AGGCCTGCGGGAGAAGGGAGCAGGCTGGTCCCAGGGAAGGTCTTTCAGGGAAGGACTCAGAGCGGCGGCTGATGCAAGCCCAGCAGAAGATCCGGGAGCTTGCAATAAACATTCGCATGAAGGAGGAGCTGATCGCGGAGCTCATCAAGACAG GCAAGGATGCCCAGGCCATGAACAGACAGTACTGTCAGAAGATCTTTGAGCTGGAGCAGGAGGCGGAACAGGTGCGAGCAGAGCTGAGCAGTGgccagaagcagctgcaggaaCTGGAGGGGAAGGAGCCCCAGGACGCTGGAGAGAAATGCAAACTGCAGGAATATCGCACGAGGGTTGCAGCAGCCCAGAGCAAGGCACGG gtgctgcgagagaagaaGCAAGCGACGGAGAGGCTGGTGTCGCTGTCTGCCCAGAGCGAGAAGCGGGTGCGGGAGCTGGAAAGGAACATCCAGCTGATGCGGCGGCagcaggggcagctgcagagGCGCCTGCGTGAGGAGACGGAGCAGAAACGCCGCCTGGAGACGGAGATGCACAAACGGCAGCACCGAGTCAAG GAGCTGGAACTGAAACATGAGCAGCATCAGAAGATCCTGCGCATCAAGACTGAGGAGATTGCAGCTTTCCAGAGGAAACGGAGGAGCGGCAGCAATGGGTCTGTGATCagcctggagcagcagcag AAAATCGAGGAGCAGAAGAAGTGGCTGGACCTGGAAATGGACAAAGTCCTTGAGCAGCGTCGTGCCCTGGACGAGCTGGAGGATGAGCTGAGGAAACGGGAAGCCATAGTGGCCAAAAAGGAAGCGCTGCTGCAGGAGAAGAACGGCCTGGAGAAGAAGAGACGCCGGTCCAGCCAG GCCTTGACGGATGACATCGTGCGTGTGTCCAGCCGCCTGGAACTCCTGGAAAAGGAGCTGACGGAGAAAAACGGACAGCTCCGTCATGGCAGCGCCCACGATCAGCAGCAGATCCGGCAGGAGATCAATAGCTTGCGCCAGGAGAAGGACCAGCTGCTCAAACAAAGGCTGGAGATAGACAACAAGCTGCGCCAGGGCACCCTGCTATCCCCGGAG GAGGAGCGGATCCTGTTCCAGCTGGACGAGGCTATTGAGGCTCTGGATGCTGCGATCGAGTACAAGAACGAGTCAATCACATGCAGACAGCGGGTCCTGCGGGCCTCGGCCAGCCTGCTGTCCCAGTGCGAGATGAACCTCATGGCCAAGCTCAGTTACCTCTCCTCCTCCGAGACCCGAGCTCTGCTCTGCAAGTACTTTGATAAG CAAGAAACTAACTTGATCAGCGGGGAAGAGCGAAGCTTCCGAGCCTTGGTGAGGGTTTGA
- the KIF7 gene encoding kinesin-like protein KIF7 isoform X2, whose amino-acid sequence MGLKAEAQPRAEETPVRVAVRIRPLLPKELLHGHEACLHGDPETNKVTLGRNRHFHFDAVFTESSNQESVYGACVQPLVEAFFEGFNVTVFAYGQTGSGKTYTIGEASVSSINEDEQGIIPRAMAETFKLIDENDLIDYTVRISYLEVYKEEFQDLLQVETASKDIQIREDDKGNIVLYGVKETEVEGLDEVLSLLEMGNTVKHTGATHINTQSSRSHTIFTVTMEQRRGAGRLTRLTLHDRASVPASGQVLASKFHFVDLAGSERVVKTGNTGERLKESIQINSGLLALGNVISALGDPRRKCSHIPYRDSKITRILKDSLGGNAQTVMIACVSPSSSDFDESLNTLNYASRAQNIKNKAMVNCRRETEHVEELQLQIKNLQRALEQRHRSETRIINRSDAAKRCPQDRTARLLAECAHYRTCTDAAYQLLMELQGEGNLTMEQILRVKEWLCAVESERSELTSASGLDSGIESTSAEDRRPQAQGSKPPQTQVSTEKVCEAARDEHLAQLQRQVERLEEENRDFLAALEDAMEQYKLQSNKLQEQQDAISELHVRLEMAMPDLQVPELLQNIHLVELAQRPHTAPLDTTRSHGLSLVQSTPSHTSQSRRVHCGKLSSSPSHLGEDLVVHCQSRACSLEAKDVMLMRECSEDSEPSLDEEGEQKRSLHQRRNGIRSWIKKDVSSKVCEEQSRGNSLPMQEEPPELAKEACGRREQAGPREGLSGKDSERRLMQAQQKIRELAINIRMKEELIAELIKTGKDAQAMNRQYCQKIFELEQEAEQVRAELSSGQKQLQELEGKEPQDAGEKCKLQEYRTRVAAAQSKARVLREKKQATERLVSLSAQSEKRVRELERNIQLMRRQQGQLQRRLREETEQKRRLETEMHKRQHRVKELELKHEQHQKILRIKTEEIAAFQRKRRSGSNGSVISLEQQQKIEEQKKWLDLEMDKVLEQRRALDELEDELRKREAIVAKKEALLQEKNGLEKKRRRSSQALTDDIVRVSSRLELLEKELTEKNGQLRHGSAHDQQQIRQEINSLRQEKDQLLKQRLEIDNKLRQGTLLSPEEERILFQLDEAIEALDAAIEYKNESITCRQRVLRASASLLSQCEMNLMAKLSYLSSSETRALLCKYFDKVVTLREDQHRQHIAFSELEMQLEEQQQQVYWLEVAVERQHLEMDRQLTLQQKEHEQNIQFLLQQSQEHMGEGLASSKLQFEGRIQVLEKELSRYVWANQVLNQRLSNLSHPGQSKGADRSMLGAGDRPPAVLGTCEELGTGIVEQQVQVAVTEGSHKCRDENRELVHAPLPSTWRRSSLPSDNPLGPEGIQQREAEYLLRLGQPQDMVLPWNLAPLPKPWRELRRASLNVAPMPSHPGMIDVRRNPV is encoded by the exons ATGGGTCTGAAAGCTGAGGCCCAGCCTCGAGCTGAGGAGACTCCCGTCAGAGTGGCCGTGCGCATTCGACCCCTGCTGCCCAAGGAGCTGTTGCATGGACACGAGGCCTGCCTGCATGGGGACCCAGAGACCAACAAGGTGACCCTGGGGCGTAACCGCCATTTCCACTTTGATGCTGTCTTCACTGAATCCTCAAACCAGGAGTCTGTGTATGGCGCCTGTGTGCAGCCGCTTGTCGAGGCCTTCTTTGAAGGCTTCAACGTTACTGTGTTTGCTTATGGCCAGACAGGCTCGGGCAAAACGTACACCATTGGGGAAGCAAGTGTCT CTTCCATCAATGAGGATGAGCAGGGCATCATCCCACGTGCCATGGCTGAGACCTTCAAACTCATTGATGAGAATGACCTGATTGACTACACAGTCAGAATCTCCTACTTGGAGGTGTATAAGGAGGAGTTCCAGGACCTGCTGCAAGTGGAAACGGCCAGCAAGGACATCCAGATCCGTGAGGACGACAAGGGCAATATTG TGTTGTATGGGGTAAAGGAAACCGAAGTGGAGGGGCTGGATGAGGTCCTGAGCctgctggaaatgggcaacacgGTCAAGCACACGGGAGCCACCCACATCAACACACAGTCGAGCCGTTCGCACACCATCTTCACAGTAACCATGGAGCAGCGGCGCGGTGCTGGCCGACTCACCCGCCTCACCCTCCACGACAGGGCCTCGGTCCCGGCCTCCGGCCAAGTCCTGGCTTCCAAATTCCACTTTGTGGACCTAGCGGGCTCAGAGCGGGTGGTGAAGACTGGAAACACAGGGGAGCGCCTGAAGGAGAGTATCCAGATCAACAGTGGcctgctggctctgggcaatgTGATCAGCGCCTTGGGAGACCCCCGCAGGAAATGCAGCCACATTCCTTACAGGGATTCCAAAATCACCAG GATCCTGAAAGACTCCCTGGGAGGGAATGCCCAGACTGTCATGATCGCCTGCGTCAGCCCTTCCTCCTCTGACTTCGATGAGAGTCTCAACACGCTGAACTACGCCAGCCGAGCTCAGAACATCAAGAACAAGGCCATGGTGAACTGCCGCAGGGAGACAGAGCATGTAGAGGAGCTGCAGCTTCAAATAAAGAACCTGCAGAGGGCGCTGGAGCAGCGGCATCGCTCGGAGACCCGTATCATAAACCGCTCCGACGCTGCCAAGCGGTGCCCACAAGACCGCACGGCCCGCTTGCTGGCAGAGTGCGCTCACTACAGGACGTGCACGGACGCTGCCTACCAGCTCCTGATGGAACTGCAAGGGGAGGGCAACCTGACCATGGAGCAGATCCTGCGAGTGAAGGAGTGGTTGTGTGCGGTTGAGAGTGAGAGGAGCGAGCTGACCTCTGCCTCTGGACTGGATAGCGGCATTGAGAGCACCTCAGCAGAGGATCGGCGCCCCCAGGCACAAGGCTCAAAGCCGCCACAGACTCAG GTGAGCACAGAGAAAGTATGTGAGGCAGCCAGAGACGAGCACCTGGCCCAGCTGCAGAGACAGGTGGAGCGTCTGGAGGAGGAGAACCGTGACTTCCTAGCTGCCCTGGAGGATGCCATGGAGCAGTACAAACTGCAG AGCAACAAGTTGCAGGAGCAGCAGGATGCCATATCTGAGCTACATGTGCGCCTGGAGATGGCGATGCCAGACCTGCAGGTGCCAGAGCTGCTGCAGAACATTCACCTGGTGGAGCTCGCCCAGAGACCTCACACGGCCCCGCTGGATACCACGCGGTCCCATggcctcagcctggtccagtccacgcCGTCCCACACGAGCCAGAGCAGAAGAGTCCATTGTGGAAAG CTCAGCAGCAGCCCATCCCACCTGGGGGAGGACCTGGTGGTGCATTGCCAAAGCCGTGCCTGCAGTCTGGAGGCCAAAGACGTGATGCTGATGAGGGAGTGCAGTGAGGACTCTGAGCCATCCTTGGACGAAGAGGGGGAGCAGAAACGGTCCCTGCACCAGCGCAG AAATGGGATCCGAAGCTGGATCAAGAAGGACGTTTCCAGCAAGGTGTGTGAGGAGCAGAGCAGAGGCAACTCATTGCCCATGCAGGAGGAGCCCCCGGAACTGGCCAAAG AGGCCTGCGGGAGAAGGGAGCAGGCTGGTCCCAGGGAAGGTCTTTCAGGGAAGGACTCAGAGCGGCGGCTGATGCAAGCCCAGCAGAAGATCCGGGAGCTTGCAATAAACATTCGCATGAAGGAGGAGCTGATCGCGGAGCTCATCAAGACAG GCAAGGATGCCCAGGCCATGAACAGACAGTACTGTCAGAAGATCTTTGAGCTGGAGCAGGAGGCGGAACAGGTGCGAGCAGAGCTGAGCAGTGgccagaagcagctgcaggaaCTGGAGGGGAAGGAGCCCCAGGACGCTGGAGAGAAATGCAAACTGCAGGAATATCGCACGAGGGTTGCAGCAGCCCAGAGCAAGGCACGG gtgctgcgagagaagaaGCAAGCGACGGAGAGGCTGGTGTCGCTGTCTGCCCAGAGCGAGAAGCGGGTGCGGGAGCTGGAAAGGAACATCCAGCTGATGCGGCGGCagcaggggcagctgcagagGCGCCTGCGTGAGGAGACGGAGCAGAAACGCCGCCTGGAGACGGAGATGCACAAACGGCAGCACCGAGTCAAG GAGCTGGAACTGAAACATGAGCAGCATCAGAAGATCCTGCGCATCAAGACTGAGGAGATTGCAGCTTTCCAGAGGAAACGGAGGAGCGGCAGCAATGGGTCTGTGATCagcctggagcagcagcag AAAATCGAGGAGCAGAAGAAGTGGCTGGACCTGGAAATGGACAAAGTCCTTGAGCAGCGTCGTGCCCTGGACGAGCTGGAGGATGAGCTGAGGAAACGGGAAGCCATAGTGGCCAAAAAGGAAGCGCTGCTGCAGGAGAAGAACGGCCTGGAGAAGAAGAGACGCCGGTCCAGCCAG GCCTTGACGGATGACATCGTGCGTGTGTCCAGCCGCCTGGAACTCCTGGAAAAGGAGCTGACGGAGAAAAACGGACAGCTCCGTCATGGCAGCGCCCACGATCAGCAGCAGATCCGGCAGGAGATCAATAGCTTGCGCCAGGAGAAGGACCAGCTGCTCAAACAAAGGCTGGAGATAGACAACAAGCTGCGCCAGGGCACCCTGCTATCCCCGGAG GAGGAGCGGATCCTGTTCCAGCTGGACGAGGCTATTGAGGCTCTGGATGCTGCGATCGAGTACAAGAACGAGTCAATCACATGCAGACAGCGGGTCCTGCGGGCCTCGGCCAGCCTGCTGTCCCAGTGCGAGATGAACCTCATGGCCAAGCTCAGTTACCTCTCCTCCTCCGAGACCCGAGCTCTGCTCTGCAAGTACTTTGATAAG GTGGTGACCCTGCGAGAGGATCAGCACAGGCAGCACATTGCTTTCTCCGAGCTGGAAATGCAGCTGGAGGAGCAACAGCAGCAGGTGTACTGGCTGGAGGTGGCCGTGGAGCGCCAGCACCTGGAGATGGACCGCCAGCTCACCCTGCAACAGAAGGAGCACGAGCAGAACATCCAGTTCCTGCTCCAGCAGAGCCAAG AGCACATGGGTGAGGGGCTGGCCAGCAGCAAGCTACAGTTTGAGGGAAGAATCCAAGTGCTGGAAAAAGAATTGAGCCGCTACGTGTGGGCAAACCAGGTGCTGAACCAGAGGCTGAGTAATCTGAGCCACCCAGGACAGAGCAAAG GAGCGGACAGAAGCATGCTTGGAGCTGGGGACAGACCACCTGCTGTACTTGGGACCTGTGAAGAATTGGGCACTGGTATTGTGGAACAGCAGGTGCAGGTGGCTGTCACTGAAGGAAGCCATAAGTGCAGGGATGAGAATAGGGAATTGGTGCATGCACCTTTACCATCCACATGGAGGCGCTCTTCACTACCCAGTGACAACCCTTTGGGCCCAGAGGGGATtcagcagagagaggcagagtaCCTGCTGAGACTTGGGCAGCCCCAGGACATGGTTCTGCCATGGAACCTGGCTCCTCTGCCCAAACCCTGGAGGGAGCTGCGCAGAGCAAGCCTCAATGTTGCTCCAATGCCCTCCCATCCAGGAATGATTGATGTCAGGAGAAACCCAGTCTAG